The following proteins are co-located in the Sporolactobacillus pectinivorans genome:
- a CDS encoding SDR family NAD(P)-dependent oxidoreductase — MKNIVIVGAGPGLGMAIAKKFEKNGFRVALIVRNEEKLNQLVIELEQLGIEAASFQADILNKAQISLAFAAIKERYGFINVVEYSPTPSIDTVANALDVTEENALYQFQFNVLGAISIIREVLVDMLNKQSGALLFTTGGAAINPVPMMGNVGIAISGLRNYIFNLNSELKDKGIYAGHISIGIWMQPNSGVQDKIANIWFDMCTKRDRVEEFITEDKV, encoded by the coding sequence ATGAAAAATATTGTAATTGTTGGAGCAGGACCAGGATTAGGAATGGCTATTGCGAAGAAGTTCGAAAAAAACGGATTTCGTGTAGCGCTTATAGTCCGTAATGAAGAAAAGTTAAACCAACTGGTTATTGAACTAGAACAATTAGGCATTGAAGCAGCATCATTTCAAGCAGATATATTAAATAAAGCCCAAATTAGTTTAGCTTTCGCAGCAATCAAAGAGAGATACGGTTTTATTAATGTGGTTGAATACAGTCCAACTCCAAGTATCGATACAGTAGCAAATGCATTAGATGTAACAGAAGAAAATGCGCTATACCAATTTCAATTTAACGTTTTAGGTGCGATATCGATTATTCGTGAAGTGCTTGTGGATATGTTGAATAAACAAAGTGGAGCTCTGTTATTTACAACGGGTGGTGCTGCAATCAATCCAGTACCGATGATGGGCAATGTCGGAATTGCAATTTCCGGTCTTCGTAATTATATTTTCAATTTGAACAGTGAATTAAAGGACAAAGGTATTTATGCAGGGCATATTTCGATAGGAATCTGGATGCAGCCGAATTCGGGAGTTCAGGACAAAATCGCCAACATTTGGTTTGACATGTGCACCAAAAGAGATCGAGTTGAAGAGTTTATTACGGAAGACAAAGTATGA
- a CDS encoding TetR/AcrR family transcriptional regulator, translating to MPKKDPRILRTRQLIVDSFLSLASEKDFNDITVRDITEKATINRATFYAHFDDKFDLLHSTITNTFTDKLKKRLNGHEGFNEEVIANIFLAMCDHHKELSDLCQKGYNSLGTIIESKIKEELQKLIADLVLKETKNTIVLEDKQLVTTLSTILSWSIYGATYTWNKDGRPISPEELVSKTLPIFKNGMSKYFFNETYVKF from the coding sequence ATGCCAAAAAAAGATCCGAGAATACTTCGTACAAGACAATTGATTGTAGACTCTTTTCTTTCGTTAGCTAGTGAAAAAGATTTCAACGATATTACGGTACGTGATATCACAGAAAAGGCTACTATTAACCGAGCTACATTTTATGCGCACTTTGACGATAAGTTTGATTTATTACATTCTACAATCACCAATACTTTTACAGACAAATTGAAAAAAAGATTAAATGGTCACGAGGGATTCAATGAAGAAGTCATTGCCAATATTTTTCTAGCCATGTGTGATCACCATAAAGAATTAAGCGACTTATGCCAAAAAGGTTATAATTCTTTAGGAACTATTATAGAAAGCAAAATTAAAGAAGAGTTACAGAAGCTAATAGCTGATCTTGTGCTAAAAGAAACTAAAAATACCATTGTGTTAGAGGATAAACAATTGGTAACGACCTTATCTACTATACTGAGTTGGAGTATATACGGAGCTACATACACATGGAATAAGGATGGAAGACCTATTTCACCAGAAGAGCTAGTGTCTAAGACCTTACCTATATTTAAAAATGGCATGAGTAAGTATTTTTTTAACGAAACTTATGTTAAATTTTAA
- a CDS encoding DMT family transporter — MIRALAALLYDFHIISTGIGVFGGLFALFFEKLQLPSTMGSWSAVLMLSIVCSVFGYVVQSIAQKYTTPTHTGLIFSLEPVFTTLFAYLFMNELMPLKGYVGIAHSIRCYTGRDKSETYTSNDKKESHERHRVVPLTYRNKTRKLLLGTSLIRRERVPVYSKLF, encoded by the coding sequence ATGATACGCGCGCTCGCTGCTCTTCTTTATGATTTTCATATTATTTCCACCGGGATAGGAGTTTTTGGCGGATTATTTGCGCTGTTTTTCGAGAAGCTCCAACTTCCATCCACTATGGGGAGTTGGAGCGCTGTACTGATGCTCAGCATTGTCTGCAGTGTTTTTGGCTACGTCGTTCAATCAATCGCACAAAAATACACAACACCGACGCACACCGGGCTCATTTTTTCATTAGAACCTGTCTTCACCACATTATTTGCTTATCTATTCATGAACGAGTTAATGCCACTCAAAGGGTATGTGGGCATTGCTCATTCTATACGGTGTTATACTGGCCGAGATAAAAGTGAAACGTACACATCCAATGACAAAAAAGAAAGCCATGAAAGGCACAGAGTTGTCCCGCTAACTTATAGAAACAAAACGAGAAAACTTTTACTTGGTACGTCACTGATTAGAAGGGAAAGAGTACCTGTTTATTCCAAACTTTTTTGA
- a CDS encoding MFS transporter: MTKRNHLLIFILTIGVFGILNTEMGVIGLLPSIADHFNVSISKAGLLVSLFALTIAVSGPTMPLLFSGINRKKVMLLVLGVFVLGNMVSIFTSNFTILLIARIIPAFFHPIYCSLAFTVAASSVSKEEAPKAVSKVFIGVSAGMVAGVPIASFIDSAVSYEMAMAFFAIVNAIVFIATLIFVPFMPVEERLSYGTQLSVLKKSIIWLSIVTVILLNSAVFGVYSYIAEYLKTVTNMSPNTVSLTLFIFGGANIIGNIVAGKLLTHSAIKTVVFFPLLLGAVYIVLFFTGQFTIPMVIITLIWGILAGGIMANINQYLITSSAPEAPDFANGLFISACNVGTTLGASVGGLFISEMGIQYVILMGILSLILSLLTILLRNYMFTPKQQPSR; encoded by the coding sequence TTGACTAAACGAAACCATTTATTGATTTTCATATTGACCATAGGGGTTTTCGGCATCTTAAATACTGAAATGGGGGTTATTGGGTTATTGCCTTCCATTGCTGATCACTTTAATGTTAGTATATCAAAAGCAGGATTGCTGGTGAGTCTTTTTGCTCTTACTATTGCTGTATCTGGACCAACGATGCCGTTATTATTTTCTGGGATAAATCGTAAGAAGGTTATGTTACTTGTATTAGGCGTTTTCGTTTTGGGAAACATGGTATCCATATTTACGTCTAACTTTACCATTCTATTAATTGCTCGTATCATTCCAGCCTTTTTTCATCCAATTTATTGTTCTTTGGCATTTACAGTTGCTGCTTCCTCAGTAAGTAAAGAAGAAGCTCCAAAAGCTGTTTCAAAAGTATTTATAGGAGTATCTGCCGGTATGGTAGCCGGCGTACCAATCGCAAGTTTTATTGATAGTGCCGTTTCGTATGAAATGGCGATGGCATTCTTTGCTATTGTTAATGCTATTGTATTCATTGCTACATTGATTTTTGTACCCTTTATGCCTGTTGAAGAAAGACTCTCCTATGGTACACAATTATCCGTATTAAAAAAATCTATTATATGGCTTTCCATCGTGACTGTCATTTTATTAAACTCAGCTGTATTTGGGGTTTATAGTTATATTGCTGAATATCTGAAAACAGTAACGAATATGTCTCCGAATACCGTTAGTTTAACGTTATTCATCTTCGGTGGAGCCAATATTATTGGAAATATTGTCGCAGGAAAGTTACTTACTCATAGTGCCATTAAGACTGTAGTATTTTTCCCTTTGTTATTGGGTGCTGTTTACATCGTTTTATTCTTCACAGGACAGTTTACCATACCTATGGTAATTATAACTTTAATTTGGGGAATATTGGCTGGAGGAATTATGGCAAATATTAATCAATATTTGATTACGTCTTCTGCTCCCGAAGCGCCTGATTTTGCCAATGGACTTTTTATATCAGCCTGTAACGTAGGAACAACATTGGGAGCATCTGTAGGCGGGTTATTTATATCAGAAATGGGCATACAATATGTCATATTGATGGGAATCCTATCATTGATACTAAGTCTGTTAACTATTTTACTTAGAAACTACATGTTTACGCCTAAACAACAACCTTCTAGATAA
- a CDS encoding SDR family oxidoreductase, with product MIKNKVVVITGASSGIGEATAKLLAEKGALVVLGARREDKLRALTDEIKRQGGQSVYRVTDVVNPDDSQKLVQLAKDTFGRLDVIFLNAGIMPNSPLSELKTDEWNKIIDVNLKGVLNGIAAVLPTFKSQKSGHIITTSSVAGLKSYPAGAIYGATKWAVRDLMEVLRMESALEGNNIRTATIYPAAINTELLDQITDKKTAGDMEKIYEQYGITPDRIANVVAFAINQPEDTNVNEFTIGPTNQPW from the coding sequence ATGATTAAAAACAAAGTCGTTGTGATTACAGGTGCTTCATCTGGAATCGGTGAAGCTACTGCAAAGTTATTAGCTGAAAAAGGTGCTCTCGTTGTATTGGGCGCCCGTCGTGAAGATAAGTTAAGGGCTTTGACAGACGAAATCAAAAGGCAAGGCGGCCAATCCGTTTATCGAGTGACGGATGTGGTTAATCCGGATGACAGCCAAAAACTTGTACAATTAGCTAAGGATACTTTCGGACGTCTCGATGTGATTTTCCTGAATGCCGGAATTATGCCGAATTCACCACTTTCAGAGTTAAAAACGGATGAATGGAATAAGATCATTGACGTTAACCTTAAAGGTGTTTTAAACGGCATCGCAGCAGTTCTGCCAACGTTTAAATCACAAAAATCCGGACACATTATCACCACGTCATCAGTGGCCGGGCTTAAAAGCTACCCAGCAGGTGCTATATACGGTGCGACAAAATGGGCTGTACGTGACCTAATGGAAGTTTTACGTATGGAATCCGCATTGGAAGGTAACAACATTCGCACGGCAACGATTTATCCAGCAGCCATCAATACGGAATTGTTGGATCAAATCACTGATAAAAAAACAGCTGGGGATATGGAGAAAATTTATGAACAATACGGCATTACGCCTGATCGTATAGCGAATGTTGTAGCCTTTGCCATTAATCAGCCGGAAGATACGAATGTCAACGAGTTTACGATTGGACCAACAAATCAACCTTGGTAA
- a CDS encoding MerR family transcriptional regulator, which produces MMPYSIGEVAKMLNLTIPTLRYYDKEGLLPHLERTDSGIRVFNDSDLDTLKVIECLKVTGMPIKNIKSFIDWCSHGDSTLQQRYDMFLERKAVVEAQLEKIKKTAETINYKCWYYKTALEAGTESIHKNTEKTISKL; this is translated from the coding sequence ATCATGCCTTATTCAATTGGTGAAGTTGCTAAGATGTTGAATCTCACAATACCTACTTTACGATACTACGACAAGGAAGGCCTGTTGCCTCATTTAGAGCGTACCGACAGCGGTATCCGTGTCTTTAATGACTCTGATTTGGATACGTTAAAAGTAATCGAATGTCTTAAAGTTACCGGAATGCCGATCAAAAACATTAAAAGTTTCATTGATTGGTGTTCTCATGGAGATTCCACCTTACAGCAGCGCTATGACATGTTCTTGGAACGAAAGGCTGTCGTAGAGGCTCAATTGGAAAAGATAAAAAAGACAGCAGAAACTATTAACTATAAATGTTGGTATTACAAAACTGCATTGGAAGCTGGAACAGAATCTATTCATAAAAATACGGAAAAAACAATTTCAAAATTATAA
- a CDS encoding GNAT family N-acetyltransferase: MKKCCREDLQTLQKISIETFNKTFKDQNSPENMKTYLERAFNAKQLEKELSDPSSEFFFIYSNEELAGYLKVNINDAQFEKMSDESLEIELIYIRYKFQRKELGKYLINKTMEIAKRRNKKFMWLGVWEKNENATVFYKKIGFVQAGAHSFYMGDEEQTDLIMRKTLLL; encoded by the coding sequence ATAAAAAAGTGCTGCCGTGAAGATTTACAAACACTCCAAAAAATAAGCATTGAGACATTCAATAAAACATTTAAAGATCAGAATTCACCTGAAAATATGAAAACCTATTTGGAAAGAGCATTTAACGCTAAACAGTTGGAAAAAGAATTGTCTGACCCCTCTTCAGAATTCTTTTTCATTTATTCCAATGAAGAACTAGCTGGATATTTAAAGGTAAATATTAATGATGCCCAATTCGAAAAAATGAGTGATGAGTCACTTGAAATTGAGCTAATTTATATTAGATACAAATTTCAAAGGAAAGAGCTTGGAAAGTATCTAATAAACAAAACGATGGAGATAGCAAAAAGACGAAACAAAAAGTTTATGTGGCTAGGTGTTTGGGAAAAGAATGAGAACGCAACTGTCTTTTATAAAAAAATTGGTTTTGTCCAAGCCGGAGCTCACTCTTTTTATATGGGTGACGAGGAACAAACTGATCTTATAATGAGAAAAACATTATTATTATAA
- a CDS encoding TetR/AcrR family transcriptional regulator → MEKQIDPRILRTRKLIMDAFIELAMKKEFKDITIKDITTAATVNRATFYYHFIDKYDLLEKVISECIMEEVLQEVSTHKVVNEETIEAIFLSIIKFQISIRNQCQRSYEAFIPQIETTFKKELQAFFLERMQKQWSDQNKVGVEVFAVMLSWALYGAAMHWIQNQTTKPEDYVKQFMNFIKNGVNML, encoded by the coding sequence ATGGAAAAACAAATTGATCCCCGCATTCTCCGTACCCGTAAGCTCATTATGGATGCATTTATCGAGTTAGCCATGAAAAAAGAGTTTAAAGATATCACCATTAAGGACATTACAACTGCTGCAACTGTTAATCGTGCAACCTTTTATTATCATTTCATTGACAAATATGACTTGCTTGAAAAGGTTATAAGTGAATGTATTATGGAAGAAGTCCTTCAGGAAGTCAGTACGCATAAGGTAGTTAACGAAGAGACCATTGAGGCTATTTTTTTATCAATTATTAAGTTTCAAATTTCAATTAGGAACCAATGCCAGCGAAGCTACGAGGCATTCATTCCCCAAATAGAAACGACTTTTAAGAAGGAACTTCAGGCCTTCTTTTTAGAGCGGATGCAAAAACAATGGTCTGACCAAAATAAAGTTGGGGTAGAGGTTTTTGCGGTAATGTTAAGCTGGGCACTTTATGGAGCTGCGATGCATTGGATACAAAATCAAACGACAAAACCAGAGGATTACGTGAAACAATTCATGAATTTCATCAAAAATGGGGTAAATATGCTTTGA
- a CDS encoding DoxX family protein, with product MELVTFILQGILALIFLMAGFGKVTGSKMHVEAFKHWKLPQWFRIVTGIVELSGAVLLIIGYWAPISAIAGATLLTFTGVGGILTHIRVRDSFKDTAMILFLAILSLVVVLLHLS from the coding sequence ATGGAACTAGTAACTTTTATTTTACAAGGAATTCTTGCATTAATCTTTTTGATGGCCGGATTCGGAAAAGTAACGGGTTCGAAAATGCATGTAGAAGCTTTTAAGCATTGGAAATTGCCACAATGGTTCAGAATTGTAACCGGAATTGTTGAATTATCAGGGGCTGTGCTTTTAATTATTGGATATTGGGCTCCGATTTCGGCGATAGCGGGTGCAACATTGCTTACCTTTACAGGTGTAGGTGGCATCCTGACACATATTCGGGTAAGGGATTCCTTTAAGGATACGGCTATGATTCTATTTTTAGCTATCCTGTCGCTCGTTGTTGTTCTTCTACATTTATCGTAA